One window of Pyrus communis chromosome 12, drPyrComm1.1, whole genome shotgun sequence genomic DNA carries:
- the LOC137710389 gene encoding scopoletin glucosyltransferase-like, with protein sequence MANEIWIVPFFGQGHLFPLMELCKQIASRDFKSVFVISSNFSSSVPSSLRQHPLVQIAEIPESIPSSDPSTPPQPTPPPLHRHHDQHNQMALGLEKLLSTRCQGSDSAPPVCAVLDVMMGWTAEVFKKFEIPTVAFFTSGACSAAMEYAMWKARPLDIKSDETRLLPGLPEEMALTLSDVKRQSRGPPPHGHGGGPPTGPGAGFPPPPGHGGGSLTGSAAGFPPPPSQGVGGFPPFGPNAGMPLPGQDAVGFPPFGPGHGMPPPDPPLNGPGRGRRGPPQPGGKPPWTEDADRSIAVMINTCDDLERPFLKYIAEQIGKPVWGVGPLLPEQYWKSAGSILHDREFRTSTRRSNITEDEVVEWLDSKLSGSVLYVSFGSEVGPTVEEYKVLAEALESSTQPFIWVVQSGSGRPPGPPRAGSEGEEGYYPHGMEARVGKRGLIIHGWAPQLLILSHPSTGGFLSHCGWNSTVEAIGRGVPILAWPIRGDQHHDAKLVASFLKVGYHIPIPDEKILIKKEDIVKGIEMLISDEDMKRRALELREKFGHGFPTSSVAALDAFRDFVAQKPKAASW encoded by the coding sequence ATGGCGAATGAGATATGGATTGTTCCATTTTTTGGGCAGGGACATCTATTCCCTCTAATGGAGCTCTGCAAGCAAATAGCCTCCCGAGACTTCAAATCCGTTTTCGTTATTTCttccaacttctcctcctccgtCCCCTCTTCCCTCCGCCAACACCCGCTTGTCCAAATCGCCGAAATCCCTGAATCAATCCCATCGTCTGACCCTTCAACGCCGCCTCAGCCAACTCCTCCGCCGCTCCACCGCCACCACGATCAACACAACCAGATGGCTCTCGGTCTTGAGAAACTCCTCTCGACCCGATGCCAGGGTTCGGATTCTGCGCCCCCCGTATGTGCCGTGCTTGACGTCATGATGGGCTGGACTGCCGAAGTTTTTAAGAAATTTGAAATTCCAACCGTAGCTTTCTTCACCTCTGGTGCTTGCTCTGCCGCCATGGAGTATGCCATGTGGAAGGCTCGGCCCTTGGATATCAAATCCGACGAGACCCGTTTGCTCCCCGGGTTACCCGAGGAAATGGCTCTCACTCTATCTGATGTTAAACGACAGTCTCGCGGACCACCGCCACACGGTCATGGTGGCGGCCCACCAACAGGGCCAGGTGCAGGTTTTCCTCCGCCACCAGGTCATGGTGGCGGCTCACTAACAGGGTCAGCTGCAGGTTTTCCTCCGCCACCGAGCCAAGGTGTAGGTGGCTTTCCTCCATTTGGCCCAAATGCAGGTATGCCTCTGCCGGGCCAAGATGCAGTTGGTTTTCCTCCATTTGGACCGGGGCACGGTATGCCTCCACCCGACCCGCCTCTTAATGGACCTGGCCGGGGAAGAAGGGGCCCGCCGCAACCAGGAGGTAAACCACCGTGGACAGAAGATGCTGACCGATCTATTGCGGTGATGATCAATACGTGTGATGATCTGGAGCGTCCATTCCTTAAGTACATTGCGGAGCAAATTGGAAAACCGGTCTGGGGAGTTGGCCCGCTTTTGCCCGAACAATACTGGAAATCGGCCGGTTCAATTCTCCACGACCGCGAGTTCCGAACCAGCACCCGACGGTCAAACATCACCGAAGACGAGGTGGTCGAGTGGCTAGACTCGAAGCTATCCGGATCAGTACTTTACGTGTCATTCGGCAGTGAGGTGGGACCTACAGTGGAGGAGTACAAAGTATTGGCTGAGGCATTGGAATCATCCACCCAGCCTTTCATATGGGTGGTGCAATCCGGTTCGGGCAGACCACCGGGTCCCCCGCGGGCCGGTTCGGAAGGTGAAGAAGGATACTATCCACACGGAATGGAGGCTCGAGTCGGGAAAAGAGGTTTGATAATACACGGATGGGCCCCACAGCTGTTGATCCTGAGCCATCCATCAACGGGTGGATTTTTATCACACTGTGGATGGAATTCAACGGTGGAGGCAATCGGACGTGGGGTCCCGATCCTAGCGTGGCCAATCAGAGGGGACCAACACCACGATGCCAAATTGGTGGCGAGCTTTCTGAAGGTAGGGTATCACATCCCTATTCCTGACGAGAAAATATTAATTAAGAAGGAAGATATAGTGAAGGGAATCGAGATGCTGATAAGTGACGAGGACATGAAACGACGAGCTTTGGAGCTGCGTGAGAAATTTGGGCATGGATTTCCAACGAGTTCAGTTGCTGCTTTGGATGCTTTTAGAGATTTTGTTGCCCAAAAGCCAAAAGCAGCGTCTTGGTGA